A part of Mesoplodon densirostris isolate mMesDen1 chromosome 10, mMesDen1 primary haplotype, whole genome shotgun sequence genomic DNA contains:
- the PPARD gene encoding peroxisome proliferator-activated receptor delta isoform X2: MEQPPEEAPEVREEEEKKEVAKAEGAPELNGGPGHSLPSSSYTDLSRSCSPPSLLDQLQMGCDGTSCGSLNMECRVCGDKASGFHYGVHACEGCKGFFRRTVRMKLEYEKCGRVCKIQKKSRNKCQYCRFQKCLALGMSHNAIRFGRMPEAEKRKLVAGLTANEGSQHNPQVADLRAFSKHIYSAYLKNFNMTKKKARGILTGKASHTAVTLLKYGVHEAIFAMLASIVNKDGLLVANGTGFVTREFLRSLRKPFSDIIEPKFEFAVKFNALELDDSDLALFIAAIILCGDRPGLMNVSQVEAIQDTILRALEFHLQANHPDAQYLFPKLLQKMADLRQLVTEHAQMMQRIKKTETETSLHPLLQEIYKDMY; this comes from the exons ATGGAGCAGCCACCGGAGGAAGCCCCTGAGGTccgggaagaggaggagaaaaaggaagtggCAAAGGCAGAAGGAGCCCCAGAACTCAATGGGGGACCAGGGCACTCACTTCCTTCCAGCAGCTATACAG ACCTCTCCCGGAGCTGCTCTCCACCCTCGCTGCTGGACCAGCTGCAGATGGGCTGCGATGGGACCTCGTGTGGCAGCCTCAACATGGAGTGCCGGGTGTGCGGGGACAAGGCATCAGGCTTCCACTACGGTGTTCACGCGTGCGAGGGGTGCAAG GGCTTCTTCCGTCGAACAGTCCGCATGAAGCTGGAATACGAGAAGTGCGGGCGGGTCTGCAAGATCCAGAAGAAGAGCCGCAACAAGTGCCAGTACTGCCGCTTCCAGAAATGCCTGGCACTGGGCATGTCGCACAACG CCATCCGCTTTGGCCGGATGCCAGAGGCTGAGAAGAGGAAACTGGTGGCAGGGCTGACGGCAAACGAGGGGAGTCAGCACAACCCCCAGGTGGCTGACCTGAGGGCCTTCTCCAAGCACATCTACAGTGCCTACCTGAAAAACTTCAACATGACCAAAAAGAAGGCCCGTGGCATCCTCACCGGCAAGGCCAGCCACACGGCG GTGACCCTTCTCAAGTATGGTGTGCACGAGGCCATCTTTGCCATGCTGGCCTCCATCGTCAATAAGGATGGGCTTCTGGTAGCCAACGGCACTGGTTTTGTCACCCGTGAGTTCCTGCGCAGCCTCCGAAAGCCCTTCAGTGACATCATCGAGCCCAAGTTCGAGTTTGCTGTCAAGTTCAATGCCCTGGAACTTGATGACAGTGACCTGGCTCTCTTCATCGCGGCTATTATTCTGTGCGGAG ATCGGCCAGGCCTCATGAACGTGTCACAGGTGGAGGCCATCCAGGACACCATCCTGCGCGcccttgagttccacctgcaggCCAACCACCCTGACGCCCAGTACCTCTTCCCCAAGCTGCTGCAGAAGATGGCTGACCTGCGGCAGCTGGTCACCGAGCACGCCCAGATGATGCAGCGGATCAAGAAGACAGAGACCGAGACCTCGCTGCACCCCCTGCTCCAGGAGATCTACAAGGACATGTACTGA
- the PPARD gene encoding peroxisome proliferator-activated receptor delta isoform X1, with protein MEQPPEEAPEVREEEEKKEVAKAEGAPELNGGPGHSLPSSSYTDLSRSCSPPSLLDQLQMGCDGTSCGSLNMECRVCGDKASGFHYGVHACEGCKGFFRRTVRMKLEYEKCGRVCKIQKKSRNKCQYCRFQKCLALGMSHNAIRFGRMPEAEKRKLVAGLTANEGSQHNPQVADLRAFSKHIYSAYLKNFNMTKKKARGILTGKASHTAPFVIHDIETLWQAEKGLVWKQLVNGLPPYKEISVHVFYRCQCTTVETVRELTEFAKSIPSFSDLFLNDQVTLLKYGVHEAIFAMLASIVNKDGLLVANGTGFVTREFLRSLRKPFSDIIEPKFEFAVKFNALELDDSDLALFIAAIILCGDRPGLMNVSQVEAIQDTILRALEFHLQANHPDAQYLFPKLLQKMADLRQLVTEHAQMMQRIKKTETETSLHPLLQEIYKDMY; from the exons ATGGAGCAGCCACCGGAGGAAGCCCCTGAGGTccgggaagaggaggagaaaaaggaagtggCAAAGGCAGAAGGAGCCCCAGAACTCAATGGGGGACCAGGGCACTCACTTCCTTCCAGCAGCTATACAG ACCTCTCCCGGAGCTGCTCTCCACCCTCGCTGCTGGACCAGCTGCAGATGGGCTGCGATGGGACCTCGTGTGGCAGCCTCAACATGGAGTGCCGGGTGTGCGGGGACAAGGCATCAGGCTTCCACTACGGTGTTCACGCGTGCGAGGGGTGCAAG GGCTTCTTCCGTCGAACAGTCCGCATGAAGCTGGAATACGAGAAGTGCGGGCGGGTCTGCAAGATCCAGAAGAAGAGCCGCAACAAGTGCCAGTACTGCCGCTTCCAGAAATGCCTGGCACTGGGCATGTCGCACAACG CCATCCGCTTTGGCCGGATGCCAGAGGCTGAGAAGAGGAAACTGGTGGCAGGGCTGACGGCAAACGAGGGGAGTCAGCACAACCCCCAGGTGGCTGACCTGAGGGCCTTCTCCAAGCACATCTACAGTGCCTACCTGAAAAACTTCAACATGACCAAAAAGAAGGCCCGTGGCATCCTCACCGGCAAGGCCAGCCACACGGCG CCCTTTGTGATCCACGACATCGAGACACTGTGGCAGGCAGAGAAGGGCCTGGTGTGGAAGCAGCTGGTGAACGGTCTGCCCCCCTACAAGGAGATCAGCGTGCACGTCTTCTACCGCTGCCAGTGCACCACGGTGGAGACCGTGCGTGAGCTCACCGAGTTCGCCAAGAGCATCCCCAGCTTCAGCGACCTCTTCCTCAATGACCAGGTGACCCTTCTCAAGTATGGTGTGCACGAGGCCATCTTTGCCATGCTGGCCTCCATCGTCAATAAGGATGGGCTTCTGGTAGCCAACGGCACTGGTTTTGTCACCCGTGAGTTCCTGCGCAGCCTCCGAAAGCCCTTCAGTGACATCATCGAGCCCAAGTTCGAGTTTGCTGTCAAGTTCAATGCCCTGGAACTTGATGACAGTGACCTGGCTCTCTTCATCGCGGCTATTATTCTGTGCGGAG ATCGGCCAGGCCTCATGAACGTGTCACAGGTGGAGGCCATCCAGGACACCATCCTGCGCGcccttgagttccacctgcaggCCAACCACCCTGACGCCCAGTACCTCTTCCCCAAGCTGCTGCAGAAGATGGCTGACCTGCGGCAGCTGGTCACCGAGCACGCCCAGATGATGCAGCGGATCAAGAAGACAGAGACCGAGACCTCGCTGCACCCCCTGCTCCAGGAGATCTACAAGGACATGTACTGA